AGAACTTAGTTGAGGCCAGGTGTGTTGTTTTGGGAGCGAATTTGGGCAGATGTTTTTTCTCAAAATGGAAATGTACTACTGCCTTGAAACCCGTTTTTGGGCTCATTTCTGGAAACGGAGCCAAAAACGGCATCGCTGCAAATTAATCTCTCAACATGAAGAAACACTTAGAACAAGCCACCTTAGATTTTGTGCGGGACCTGCGTTTAAACAACCAGCGCGAATGGTTTGAGCAGAACCGCCAACGCTATGAAGATGCCCGCCAGGATTTCATTCAGTTCCTGACCACGCTGCTGGAGGGCGCCGCCGCTTTTGAGCCCGCCCTGGAAGGCCAGCAACCCAAAGACCTCATGTTCCGGATTTACCGAGACGTGCGTTTCTCCAATGACAAGCGGCCTTACAAAGACCACATCTGCGCCTATCTAGCTGATGGTGGCCGCAAGACCATCAATCCCGGTTTTTACCTGCACATCAGCCCAGACAACCAGTCGTTTCTGGCGGGCGGCGTCTGGATGCCCCCGGCCCCGGAGTTGAAAGCCATTCGGCAGGAGATTGACTATAACCTGGACGAGCTGAATAATTTGTTGGGCAAGCCAGACTTTCAGAAATACTTCAAGCACCTGCAGGGCGATAAACTGAAGACCACACCCAAAGGATATGACGCCGAGAACCCCGCTATTGACCTGCTTCGGCATAAAAGCTGGAACGCCACCTATGCCTTGCCAGACGCCGTGGTGACAAGTGAAAAGCTCTATGACGAGGTGCTGGGTGCCATGAAAGCCGTGAAACCGATTAATGATTTCTTCCTAAGACCTATGAAAGAACTGAAAAGCGTGGAGGCATAAAGGCACTGAAATCTTTTGGTCTTAATAAAAAAAGCCGCTGGTTCCATGGAGGAGCCAGCGGCTTTTTTTTTCAAAATAAGGTGAAGCTACTTTCCGTTTTCGGGCTCATTTCCAGAAACAAGCCCGAAAACGCGATGTCTGTTTTCCCAGAAGAGCCAGCCAAACACTACCGTGTATTCCAGGGTCACCAGCCACAGGTTTTCCTGGTAGCTAGGACTTCTGTACGCCGCATAAGACAACACCGCCATGGCAGACCACACCATCGCAAACCTATATCTGGTGCCTGCCGCCAGCGCCACTAACGAGGTAATGTACCATGGGTGCACAATGGTGGCCAACAGAAAATAGACCGTCAGCAAGGCCAAAGCGGCGTGTACCAGCCATTGTACATCTTCATGTTTTGTTTGTTTTTTCAACCCCAACCATAAGGCAAAACCCAAGGTCACCAGAGAAAGCGCCAAGCCCAGCACCGAAATGATGTTGAATCCCGTCAGCCAAAATCCCAGCCCCCGCAGCAGGTAGTATATACTGGCGTTGAACTCAAATTTCTGGAAATATAAGGTCAAACTGCTACCAATGTGGGCAAGTAAATCCTGGCTCAGGAAGGGCAGGAAAAACAGCATCACGGTGGCCACCACTATTACGCTGTACGCCAAAGCCCGGGGCCACCCCAACACACGCACCAGCAAGGGCAGCAGCAGCAAAGGCAGTAACTTACTGGCTACCGCGCACCCCAAAGCTATAGCAGATGCCCACCAATTACCGCAGGACAGCAAATACAGCGCACTCACCAGAAAGAAAATCAGGAAGGCTTCAAAATGCAGGTTGCCCGTGAGTTCTACAATTACCAGCGGATTAAATGCGTACCAAAGCGCCTGCCGGGGCGGCACCGATAGTTTTTGTAACAATTTAGGCAGCAACAGCAAAGTACCCACCTCCGCGGCTACCAAGCAAAGCCGCATTGTCACCAGACTTGCCATACTAGACGTGCCCGCCCAGGCGCTTAACCCAAAAACCCATTGGCACACGGGCGGGTACACGGAGTAATAGTTTGGGGAATTCAAGCCAGAGAAAAGCGCTGGGCTCAATCCTGGCGGAAGTGTTTGGCCGGCTTGCATCCAGTCAGTGGGCAAACTCAGGTAGGGGTTATGGCCATTGATGAGCAAATGGCCATCCCAGAGAAACCGGAAATAGTCATCAGACAGAGCCGGCACCACCACCAGAAAAATCAGCCGGAACCCAAGGGCCAGCAGCAGTCCGGTCCTGAGCGATGGTTTTGCCCTTATTTGGAAAACAAAGGCCAAAAACGCCAGCCCAAACCAAAACAGCAATTCCCCAAACGCCGAACGAGATGTATTGTACCCCAACTGGTAGAAAGCCACCGCAGAAACCGCCACGCTAGCCGATAAAACCCAGATAGGGAGAGAATTGGAAATGGGGAATGCGGGTTTCATCTGTGGTGCCGAAGACTATACCCAAACACCAACCCAAAACCCAGGCACAAGAGGACATGGTACGCCAGAAAACCGAAATCACCTGACCAAAACGCCATGACCACCGCGCCTGCAAAATAAAGGCAGAGCACGCCTTCGGCCCACGTGACCCAAGACAACCGGGAAAGTTGGTAGTGGCGCTGCCGCCAGCTAGAGGTAGTGGTGGTATCAAGGTTGAATTTCGGTGTCCGGACGAATGGCGTTTTTCGACCTGAGAGCCCTTCCAGCACGGCCACCGAATTGTGCAAAGACAAACCCAGCGACATGGTCAGAAAAAGCAGGAACCGAAGAGGGAACGTGAAAATGTTCTTGCTTTGGGCGTACAATTTCCGCT
This region of Rufibacter sp. LB8 genomic DNA includes:
- a CDS encoding DUF2461 domain-containing protein, producing the protein MKKHLEQATLDFVRDLRLNNQREWFEQNRQRYEDARQDFIQFLTTLLEGAAAFEPALEGQQPKDLMFRIYRDVRFSNDKRPYKDHICAYLADGGRKTINPGFYLHISPDNQSFLAGGVWMPPAPELKAIRQEIDYNLDELNNLLGKPDFQKYFKHLQGDKLKTTPKGYDAENPAIDLLRHKSWNATYALPDAVVTSEKLYDEVLGAMKAVKPINDFFLRPMKELKSVEA